One stretch of Arthrobacter polaris DNA includes these proteins:
- a CDS encoding SRPBCC domain-containing protein, whose protein sequence is MATSQLSVLINADAEQLWLMLREPAKIAQWHGWEMKGLAEEIQLIYYSDAVESPDHLSLDLGDGDVFTLEPCSDGTRLTLTRGEPQGALAKHDSDIGEGWAMFLQQLKFALERHPKTARRTIFVDGTSSAHTKLWDALGIDTGWLPDPGEPYKLVLTTGATLSGKVWYRSNTQLGLTVDSYAEHGDGLLILAQQAPLPGVREHPXAQIIASTYGLXAASFESIGSQWDAFMETHYPDE, encoded by the coding sequence ATGGCGACCTCCCAGCTCTCTGTCCTGATCAACGCCGACGCTGAACAGTTATGGCTCATGCTGCGCGAGCCTGCCAAGATTGCGCAGTGGCACGGCTGGGAGATGAAGGGGCTGGCTGAAGAGATACAGCTCATTTACTACTCCGATGCGGTAGAAAGTCCCGACCACTTGAGTCTTGACTTAGGCGACGGGGATGTCTTCACGTTGGAACCATGCTCCGATGGAACCCGTCTTACCCTGACCCGTGGTGAGCCCCAGGGCGCGTTGGCCAAACACGATTCCGATATCGGCGAGGGCTGGGCCATGTTCTTGCAGCAGCTGAAGTTTGCTCTCGAGCGTCACCCCAAGACTGCGCGCCGGACCATCTTTGTCGATGGCACCAGCTCGGCCCACACCAAGCTGTGGGACGCGCTAGGCATTGACACCGGCTGGCTGCCGGACCCCGGTGAGCCATACAAGCTGGTGTTGACCACCGGAGCCACCTTGTCCGGCAAGGTTTGGTACCGCAGCAACACCCAGCTAGGGCTCACGGTGGACAGTTATGCCGAGCATGGCGACGGCCTGTTGATCCTGGCTCAGCAAGCACCACTGCCGGGAGTCCGCGAACATCCGNGGGCGCAGATCATCGCCTCCACCTATGGATTGNGGGCCGCATCCTTTGAATCCATTGGCTCCCAATGGGATGCCTTCATGGAGACCCACTACCCCGACGAATAG
- a CDS encoding DUF1684 domain-containing protein, translated as MSTPTAELSRLTQRWERFRTGRNTSLADXHGWLTLTSFQWIPAIPSXLQGIPGLWSFEGTTASLTAASADHLTLVESGAPVVGTITADLSDEESLLWVASGSVVVELGMRANRYMIRTRDSQAPMLAAFTAVPVXEYNPALAVTGXFSPYDGPRTETIKTANPEVAGLATLVGEVSFDVDGTSYRLAAEAGALGSLLLTFXDATNGNSTSQWRKVELTRPRPDGTVVVDFNRSINYPSAFSDFGTCPTPPVGNILPVSIEAGERDPANNSQPQRWIYWRFRRVL; from the coding sequence ATGAGCACGCCCACAGCAGAACTCAGCCGTCTCACCCAGCGATGGGAACGCTTCCGCACCGGCCGGAACACGTCCCTGGCTGACNCCCATGGCTGGCTCACACTGACCTCATTCCAGTGGATCCCAGCTATTCCTTCCNCTCTGCAAGGTATCCCCGGACTGTGGAGTTTTGAAGGCACGACGGCGTCACTCACGGCAGCGTCCGCCGACCATCTCACGCTGGTGGAAAGCGGAGCACCCGTGGTGGGAACCATCACGGCGGACTTATCCGATGAGGAGTCCCTGCTGTGGGTTGCCAGCGGCTCGGTAGTGGTTGAGCTGGGCATGCGCGCCAACCGTTACATGATCCGCACCCGCGACTCACAGGCACCGATGCTGGCCGCATTCACAGCAGTACCAGTTNTTGAGTACAACCCGGCGCTTGCCGTAACTGGANCATTTTCCCCATATGACGGGCCCCGGACAGAGACCATCAAGACGGCCAACCCGGAGGTCGCTGGCCTCGCCACGCTGGTGGGTGAGGTGAGCTTTGACGTGGACGGCACAAGCTACCGTCTTGCTGCTGAGGCAGGGGCGCTGGGTTCGTTGCTACTGACCTTTNCTGATGCCACCAACGGAAATTCGACATCACAGTGGCGCAAGGTTGAGTTAACCCGGCCCCGCCCCGATGGCACGGTGGTGGTCGATTTCAACCGGTCCATCAACTACCCCAGTGCGTTTAGCGACTTTGGCACCTGCCCTACACCTCCGGTTGGAAACATCCTGCCGGTGTCCATTGAAGCCGGTGAGCGCGACCCCGCAAATAACTCACAGCCGCAGAGGTGGATTTATTGGCGCTTTAGACGTGTTCTGTGA
- a CDS encoding SRPBCC domain-containing protein, translating into MATNSTNSAGSSNAALNKDMTRFSLGTAAALNAELTELRFVRHYEATPEVLWAMLTEPEKTVMWWANIRGKATTGSSFDLQWLNVKDEGHGIESDWWYGRVVEADEPRVLEISNAMHGRIRIALTPEGXGTQLVFSNAVAVPAEVVLMSLAGWHVHLDHLQEALEGKSVHWQNWWEDFYPCWEQIHALYAAV; encoded by the coding sequence ATGGCAACAAACTCAACAAACTCAGCCGGTTCTTCCAACGCAGCGCTCAATAAGGACATGACCCGCTTTTCGCTGGGCACAGCCGCCGCGCTGAACGCTGAACTGACCGAGCTGAGATTCGTACGGCACTACGAGGCGACTCCAGAGGTGCTGTGGGCCATGCTCACCGAACCGGAAAAGACCGTGATGTGGTGGGCCAACATACGGGGCAAAGCCACCACGGGATCCTCCTTTGACCTGCAATGGCTCAATGTCAAGGACGAAGGCCACGGGATTGAAAGTGACTGGTGGTACGGTCGCGTCGTTGAAGCGGATGAGCCGCGCGTGCTGGAGATCTCCAATGCGATGCACGGACGGATCCGCATTGCCTTGACCCCGGAGGGCNNGGGGACGCAGCTGGTGTTCAGCAATGCTGTCGCTGTGCCGGCGGAAGTGGTGCTGATGTCGCTGGCGGGGTGGCACGTGCACCTGGATCACTTGCAGGAAGCGCTGGAAGGAAAAAGTGTTCACTGGCAGAATTGGTGGGAAGATTTTTACCCGTGCTGGGAGCAAATCCACGCCCTCTACGCTGCGGTCTGA
- a CDS encoding glycoside hydrolase family 76 protein encodes MTAHLGHAGAQHPAGYWAALAEQASAEVNMRFGHRLMGLPGTWIGSLAARTPGPLERRQRNCSPELPWSQWHYWWQAHYLDAIIDAGFLAVRQGDRAGAHAELRRAQQLLRGILIRNFGHFPNYFYDDMAWLALAASRLNKLSLRLKARVSRLAQHAVATLTKQLHSGHNTVLGGGIYWSRKRDFKXTXANGPAALHFARIEXLDRAQSILDWLRTELXAPELGLYIDGVHPTAAGRSVENTIYTYNQGPVLAAMLEVGRPQDLAHAAALIDAVNRELSTPGHGLRLEPGEDGSLFTGVLCRYLAIAAQDERLPAQARATAWTLVRDTAGHVAGQSXALLSAAVQRWSILFAAAASAPEAKLRRRTGGSSCEDPQFKTWQ; translated from the coding sequence ATGACAGCCCACCTAGGCCATGCTGGCGCACAACACCCGGCCGGTTATTGGGCCGCATTGGCAGAACAAGCCTCTGCAGAGGTGAACATGCGCTTCGGACACCGGCTCATGGGATTGCCCGGCACATGGATCGGCTCCCTCGCGGCTCGCACGCCAGGGCCCCTTGAGCGCCGTCAGCGAAACTGTTCTCCGGAACTGCCCTGGTCGCAGTGGCATTACTGGTGGCAGGCGCACTACCTTGACGCCATCATCGACGCCGGATTCTTGGCCGTGCGCCAAGGCGATCGAGCCGGCGCCCACGCCGAACTCCGCCGCGCACAGCAGCTGCTACGCGGCATCTTGATCCGCAATTTTGGCCACTTCCCCAACTATTTTTATGACGACATGGCCTGGTTAGCTCTCGCAGCCAGCCGCCTGAACAAGCTCTCACTCCGGCTCAAAGCCCGCGTCTCCCGGCTAGCCCAACACGCCGTGGCCACCTTGACGAAACAGCTGCACAGCGGCCACAACACAGTGCTTGGCGGCGGCATCTATTGGTCCCGTAAGCGCGATTTCAAANACACCNCCGCCAATGGTCCGGCGGCCCTGCATTTCGCCCGAATTGAGNAGCTGGACCGCGCCCAGTCCATCCTGGACTGGCTGCGCACCGAACTTNTCGCCCCGGAACTGGGCCTGTACATCGACGGCGTCCACCCCACCGCCGCAGGCCGCAGCGTGGAAAACACTATCTACACCTACAACCAAGGCCCCGTACTGGCCGCCATGCTGGAGGTTGGCCGTCCCCAGGATCTCGCCCACGCAGCAGCACTGATCGACGCCGTCAACCGTGAATTGAGCACGCCCGGGCACGGTCTTCGCTTGGAACCAGGCGAAGATGGCAGCTTGTTCACGGGTGTCTTGTGCCGCTATCTTGCTATTGCTGCGCAGGATGAAAGGCTTCCTGCGCAAGCCCGGGCCACGGCGTGGACCCTTGTCCGCGATACAGCAGGGCACGTGGCAGGGCAGTCCNCCGCGCTACTCTCGGCCGCCGTACAGCGCTGGAGCATCCTCTTCGCCGCGGCAGCATCAGCACCCGAAGCTAAATTACGACGGCGGACCGGTGGAAGTTCCTGTGAGGATCCTCAGTTCAAGACATGGCAGTGA
- a CDS encoding SDR family NAD(P)-dependent oxidoreductase, producing MDISNNGTVALITGGASGLGAATARRLHAXGAGVVLVDLPTSTGAELAAELGERAVFVPADVTSEEQVRAAIAAAAELGTLRIAVNCAGVATPGKVLGREGVLPLEQFSRVVQINLIGTFNVVRLCAEAMAAAEPXGGEYGPERGIIVNTASVAAFDGQIGQPAYAASKGAVAAMTLPLARELARSLIRVMTIAPGXFETPMLAGLPQATQDSLGEQVPHPSRLGKPAEYATLVEHIVANAMLNGETIRLDGAIRMAPR from the coding sequence ATGGATATTTCCAACAATGGCACCGTAGCGCTCATCACGGGCGGGGCGTCTGGNCTTGGCGCAGCAACGGCGAGGCGCCTGCATGCGNNGGGTGCCGGCGTCGTGCTGGTTGATTTGCCCACTTCAACCGGCGCCGAACTGGCTGCGGAACTNGGGGAACGGGCTGTATTTGTTCCGGCCGACGTTACCAGTGAGGAACAGGTACGTGCCGCCATTGCCGCTGCCGCAGAGTTGGGGACGCTGCGGATCGCCGTTAATTGCGCTGGGGTAGCCACNCCGGGCAAGGTGTTGGGGCGCGAGGGTGTGCTGCCGTTGGAGCAGTTTAGCCGCGTGGTGCAGATCAACCTGATAGGCACATTCAACGTGGTGCGGCTGTGCGCTGAGGCAATGGCTGCCGCTGAACCGTTNGGCGGGGAGTACGGCCCGGAGCGCGGGATCATCGTCAACACCGCATCCGTGGCGGCNTTTGACGGGCAGATTGGCCAGCCCGCCTATGCAGCATCGAAAGGGGCCGTTGCCGCTATGACCCTGCCGCTGGCGCGTGAGCTGGCGCGGTCGCTGATCCGGGTAATGACGATCGCACCCGGCATNTTTGAGACNCCCATGCTGGCCGGGCTGCCGCAGGCCACGCAGGACTCGCTNGGGGAGCAGGTTCCGCACCCCTCCCGGCTGGGAAAGCCGGCCGAGTACGCAACGCTGGTGGAGCACATTGTTGCCAACGCCATGCTCAACGGNGAGACCATCCGCCTCGACGGCGCCATCCGGATGGCACCGAGGTGA
- a CDS encoding DUF503 domain-containing protein, with product MWIGWIEFDLLFGDVHSLKEKRSVLRPVLAEVRKRFDVSIAEVDLQDLHRRAVVGAGLVGAERAHIVEVLDAVENYVAYRPGIDLLSARRRVATSDD from the coding sequence ATGTGGATCGGTTGGATTGAATTTGATCTTTTGTTCGGCGACGTTCATTCTCTGAAGGAGAAGCGGTCTGTGCTGCGCCCTGTGCTCGCCGAAGTCCGGAAGCGCTTCGACGTCTCCATTGCGGAGGTGGACCTGCAGGACTTGCACCGCCGCGCAGTTGTTGGCGCCGGCTTGGTGGGCGCAGAACGCGCCCACATCGTTGAGGTACTGGACGCGGTCGAAAACTATGTGGCGTACCGTCCGGGCATCGACCTACTCAGCGCGCGGCGCCGCGTAGCCACCAGCGACGACTGA
- a CDS encoding NUDIX hydrolase family protein — MSVRTPDPNPGWLSDEDLYEARNRLPMVYVEAVPVRLDSLGYVNEVGLLLQADEAGSMVRTLVSGRVLYRETIRAALLRHIEXDLGPLAFPQLPVSPVPFTVAEYLPSPSQTGFTDERQHAVAMVYVIPVTGECEPRQDALELTWMTPEEVLSDGVQAEFVGGRGALVRQAISYAGLGR, encoded by the coding sequence ATGAGCGTTCGCACACCTGATCCTAATCCCGGCTGGCTCTCCGACGAAGACCTCTACGAAGCCCGCAACCGGCTTCCCATGGTCTATGTGGAAGCGGTACCCGTCCGCCTAGATTCCTTGGGCTATGTCAACGAGGTGGGATTACTCCTGCAAGCTGACGAGGCGGGTTCCATGGTGCGCACCTTGGTATCCGGGCGGGTGCTGTACCGCGAGACGATTCGTGCGGCATTGCTGCGCCACATCGAANAGGACTTGGGCCCGCTGGCTTTCCCGCAGCTGCCAGTAAGCCCGGTGCCGTTCACCGTGGCCGAATACCTGCCCTCGCCCTCGCAAACCGGTTTCACCGATGAACGTCAGCATGCTGTTGCCATGGTTTATGTCATTCCTGTGACCGGCGAATGTGAGCCACGCCAGGACGCCCTTGAACTGACCTGGATGACGCCGGAGGAAGTACTCAGCGACGGCGTGCAGGCTGAGTTTGTTGGCGGCCGCGGAGCACTGGTGCGCCAAGCGATCTCCTACGCGGGGCTGGGCCGCTAG
- a CDS encoding PLP-dependent aspartate aminotransferase family protein, with amino-acid sequence MTREPLNLDSVAVHAGREDLQMLGVHALPIDLSTTNPLPDIEHGGDSYESMALGGHPLADGGSVYARLWNPTVARFEAGLAQLEKAEAAVAFASGMAAMTAAILASKDTMKKGSSGQPHVVAVRPLYGGTDHLLASGLLGVEATFCGEDEVAEAITENTVLVLLESPGNPTLDLVDIRHVVAQAGSVPVLVDNTFATPILQNPLVLGASMSLHSATKYLGGHGDAMGGVIACSEETAQGLRRVRAITGAILHPLGSYLLHRGXATLPIRVRSQQDSARQVASWLGSHPAIEKVYFPGSDGDPRGLVGRQMSGPGAMVSISLRGGFDAATRLTSAVRIFTHAVSLGGADSLIQHPAALTHRPVAPAARPSANLVRLSIGLESVTDLIADLEQALAPVTATNAVMDVTAMS; translated from the coding sequence ATGACACGTGAACCCTTGAACCTTGATTCGGTGGCCGTGCATGCTGGCCGCGAAGACCTGCAGATGCTGGGCGTTCATGCCCTGCCCATCGATTTATCCACCACAAATCCACTCCCTGACATTGAACATGGCGGAGACTCGTACGAGTCCATGGCGCTAGGTGGGCACCCGCTGGCGGACGGCGGATCGGTGTATGCCCGGTTGTGGAACCCCACTGTTGCCCGGTTTGAGGCGGGACTGGCTCAGCTGGAAAAGGCGGAGGCAGCCGTGGCATTTGCCTCCGGCATGGCAGCGATGACCGCCGCCATCCTGGCCAGCAAGGACACGATGAAGAAGGGCTCCTCCGGGCAGCCCCACGTTGTTGCAGTGCGCCCTCTGTACGGTGGGACCGATCACCTGCTGGCCTCGGGTTTGCTCGGTGTGGAAGCTACNTTTTGTGGTGAGGATGAGGTTGCTGAGGCCATCACCGAGAATACTGTCCTTGTCTTGCTCGAGTCACCTGGCAACCCGACTCTTGACCTTGTTGACATCCGGCACGTTGTGGCCCAGGCAGGNAGCGTTCCGGTGCTGGTAGATAACACNTTTGCCACACCGATCCTGCAAAATCCTCTTGTCCTCGGTGCGTCAATGTCGCTGCACAGTGCCACGAAGTACCTTGGTGGCCACGGGGATGCCATGGGCGGGGTGATCGCCTGCAGCGAGGAAACCGCCCAGGGATTGCGCCGTGTCCGAGCCATTACNGGGGCAATCCTGCACCCTCTTGGCTCTTACCTGCTGCATAGGGGATTNGCAACATTGCCCATCAGGGTTCGCAGCCAGCAGGACAGTGCGCGCCAGGTTGCCAGCTGGCTCGGGAGCCACCCAGCTATAGAGAAAGTCTATTTTCCCGGCAGCGACGGTGATCCTCGTGGCTTGGTGGGGCGCCAGATGAGTGGACCTGGTGCCATGGTTTCGATCAGCCTGCGCGGCGGCTTCGACGCTGCCACCCGGTTGACATCAGCGGTCCGAATATTTACTCACGCAGTCTCACTGGGCGGCGCTGATTCGCTCATCCAACACCCTGCGGCGCTGACCCATAGGCCGGTTGCTCCCGCGGCGAGACCCTCCGCCAACCTGGTCCGGCTATCTATTGGGCTTGAGTCCGTTACAGATCTCATCGCTGACTTGGAGCAGGCACTGGCACCTGTGACTGCTACCAATGCGGTCATGGATGTCACTGCCATGTCTTGA
- a CDS encoding Lrp/AsnC family transcriptional regulator, translated as MGITLQKAQVISGPAGLDATDLSLLRALVVDSSLTNKAIASRLGLAESTCAYRLRLLRDAGVIAGNRITLNLASLGFPIQAIIKVRLGSHNAEHVNALYTKLTQVPGVIQAFHVAGEDDFHLHVAVEDPEALRDLVLKHITVNRVVRQTETQLIFEARDGVGVLAP; from the coding sequence ATGGGGATCACATTGCAGAAAGCACAGGTAATTTCAGGACCTGCCGGACTCGATGCAACCGATCTGAGCCTTCTGCGTGCACTGGTGGTCGACAGCAGCCTGACAAACAAAGCCATCGCCTCACGCCTTGGCTTGGCCGAATCAACCTGTGCCTACCGGTTGCGGCTACTACGCGATGCCGGGGTGATTGCAGGAAACCGGATCACCTTGAATCTTGCCTCCCTGGGCTTCCCCATCCAGGCCATCATCAAGGTCCGCCTAGGCAGCCACAATGCAGAACACGTCAATGCCCTTTATACAAAGCTCACGCAGGTCCCCGGTGTGATCCAAGCATTCCATGTTGCCGGCGAAGACGATTTCCACCTGCACGTGGCTGTTGAAGATCCTGAGGCCTTGCGCGATCTGGTCCTCAAACACATCACCGTCAACCGCGTAGTCCGCCAAACCGAAACCCAGCTGATCTTTGAGGCACGTGACGGCGTGGGCGTTCTAGCTCCCTAG
- a CDS encoding acyl-CoA dehydrogenase family protein has protein sequence MSRRDAVLPDLSTLPAAXFYDFEALLSPAEKAKMLQLRKFLAQEVTPYAVGWWNDADFPAHILPKIAALDLAAPDRRQYSHLFTGLVVAEMTRADTSLATFFLVHHDLFVQALSDFGSAEQQERLLPDAVALRSTGAFALTEPDHGSDVAGGMVTTARRVEADGVTHWVLNGAKRWIGNGTFCDRMLLWARDAETGQVRGFFLDATLPGVERSKIENKIALRTVQNAHIVLTEVQVEERDRVATVNSFEDTNKLLLGSRISVAWQAVGQQLAAFDVARAYAVEREQFGKPLAAFQMIQSQLVTMLGNATSSLAMMVRIAGLQDSAEAAASGLESAGAAPATLLPSMAQVALAKAHTTAAMRQTVAMGRSILGGNGIVSDYKMAKIFADAEAIYTYEGSHEINTLIAGRAITGISAIV, from the coding sequence GTGAGCCGGAGGGACGCCGTTTTGCCCGATCTCTCCACCCTGCCCGCTGCCGANTTTTACGACTTCGAGGCGCTGTTAAGTCCCGCCGAGAAGGCCAAAATGCTGCAGCTGCGTAAGTTCCTGGCCCAAGAGGTGACCCCGTACGCCGTCGGTTGGTGGAACGACGCCGACTTCCCGGCCCACATCTTGCCCAAGATCGCCGCGCTGGATTTGGCAGCCCCGGACCGCCGCCAGTACAGCCACCTCTTCACCGGCCTTGTAGTGGCGGAAATGACCAGGGCCGACACCTCGCTGGCCACGTTCTTTCTGGTCCACCACGACCTGTTCGTGCAGGCCCTCTCCGACTTTGGGTCCGCTGAGCAGCAGGAACGGCTGCTGCCCGACGCCGTGGCCCTGCGCAGCACTGGTGCNTTTGCGCTCACCGAGCCCGATCACGGCAGCGACGTGGCCGGCGGCATGGTCACCACCGCCCGTCGGGTGGAGGCCGACGGCGTCACGCACTGGGTCCTCAACGGTGCCAAACGCTGGATTGGCAACGGGACGTTCTGCGACAGGATGCTGCTGTGGGCACGAGACGCCGAAACGGGTCAGGTGCGCGGCTTCTTCCTGGATGCCACCTTGCCCGGGGTGGAACGGAGCAAGATTGAGAACAAGATTGCGTTACGGACTGTCCAGAATGCCCACATAGTCCTGACTGAGGTGCAGGTGGAGGAACGGGACAGGGTGGCCACTGTTAACTCCTTCGAGGACACGAACAAGCTGCTGTTGGGTTCACGGATCTCCGTCGCTTGGCAGGCTGTAGGCCAGCAGCTCGCAGCGTTCGACGTTGCCCGCGCGTACGCCGTGGAACGCGAACAGTTCGGGAAACCTTTGGCGGCCTTCCAAATGATCCAGTCGCAGCTGGTGACCATGTTGGGAAACGCCACCTCGTCGCTGGCCATGATGGTGCGTATTGCGGGCCTACAGGACAGTGCTGAGGCGGCTGCAAGTGGTCTGGAATCAGCGGGTGCAGCACCGGCTACGTTGCTACCATCGATGGCTCAGGTTGCCCTAGCGAAGGCCCACACCACGGCCGCCATGCGCCAAACCGTGGCCATGGGCCGTTCCATCCTGGGCGGGAACGGCATTGTCAGCGACTACAAAATGGCAAAGATCTTCGCCGACGCCGAGGCCATCTACACCTATGAAGGCTCGCACGAAATCAACACACTCATCGCAGGGCGCGCCATTACGGGGATCTCCGCGATCGTCTAA
- a CDS encoding YdeI family protein: MAELPELLLPNAEMWREWLIHNHASSPGVKLVLHKKGGAATKLDYALALDEALCFGWIDGVVGKRDNHSFIRRFTPRGKASKWSKINTGHYERLVAAGLMMPAGTAAADAAKADGRWEAAYAGQASAEVPXDLAAAIAGCPQAQAMFEVLTATNRYALIYRTISVKTASVRAAKIAGFVQMLAAGQSPYPQKRRP, from the coding sequence ATGGCTGAGCTCCCTGAATTGCTGCTTCCCAATGCTGAAATGTGGCGGGAATGGCTGATCCACAACCACGCATCAAGCCCCGGCGTGAAGTTGGTGCTGCACAAGAAGGGTGGCGCGGCCACCAAGCTGGACTACGCGCTGGCCCTGGACGAAGCACTGTGCTTTGGTTGGATTGACGGGGTGGTGGGCAAACGTGACAACCACTCCTTCATCCGCCGCTTCACCCCGCGCGGCAAGGCCAGCAAGTGGTCAAAAATCAACACCGGGCACTATGAACGGCTGGTGGCCGCNGGGTTGATGATGCCGGCCGGCACCGCTGCAGCCGACGCGGCCAAGGCTGACGGGCGGTGGGAGGCTGCTTATGCCGGACAGGCGAGTGCGGAAGTTCCGNNGGACCTAGCCGCAGCCATTGCCGGGTGCCCACAAGCCCAAGCCATGTTCGAGGTGCTCACGGCAACTAACCGATATGCGCTGATCTACCGCACCATATCCGTCAAGACGGCGTCAGTGCGGGCTGCNAAAATTGCCGGATTTGTGCAGATGCTGGCCGCAGGGCAGAGTCCCTACCCGCAGAAGCGCCGCCCCTGA